A region from the Arthrobacter sp. zg-Y820 genome encodes:
- a CDS encoding ParA family protein: protein MRVVAVINQKGGAGKSTTVMNLGAVAAEHSKVLVVDVDPQRSVTTWAETADQLPESKQLPFDVVSETDPSLLKQMRDLDYDTIYVDTPGNLDNAEVLKAVVDNSDFVLLPSEPTALAMLPLINTFSSIVQPSGLDYRVLVTQVDSRSISDATEAQETLREYGLKVCKSFVRSYKIHERAPMTGNVVTTYETSRNAEKAAGDYKDVARELLSIWVNENRG from the coding sequence ATGAGGGTCGTCGCCGTCATCAACCAAAAAGGTGGTGCAGGTAAGTCCACCACGGTGATGAATCTGGGCGCCGTTGCGGCGGAGCATTCCAAGGTCCTCGTCGTTGACGTCGACCCCCAGAGGTCCGTGACGACCTGGGCTGAAACCGCAGACCAGCTCCCAGAGAGCAAGCAGCTGCCCTTCGACGTCGTCAGTGAAACTGATCCCTCTCTGCTCAAGCAGATGCGTGATCTCGACTACGACACTATCTACGTGGATACCCCGGGAAATCTGGACAATGCAGAAGTCCTGAAAGCCGTCGTGGACAACTCTGACTTCGTCCTGCTGCCCAGCGAGCCCACCGCTCTGGCCATGCTTCCCCTGATCAACACCTTTAGCTCCATCGTTCAGCCCAGCGGCTTGGACTACCGGGTTTTAGTCACACAGGTAGATTCACGCTCCATCAGCGACGCGACCGAGGCGCAGGAAACCCTGCGGGAGTACGGGTTGAAGGTCTGCAAGTCCTTTGTCCGCTCATACAAGATTCATGAACGCGCTCCCATGACGGGCAATGTCGTCACTACATACGAGACAAGCCGGAACGCGGAAAAGGCAGCCGGGGACTACAAGGACGTCGCCCGGGAGTTGCTGAGCATCTGGGTCAACGAGAACAGGGGATAG